A portion of the Platichthys flesus chromosome 7, fPlaFle2.1, whole genome shotgun sequence genome contains these proteins:
- the LOC133956363 gene encoding PDZ domain-containing protein 4 codes for MGCNMCVVQKPEEQYRVMFQLNGKELSRLSGDPTLDMRDPVLSNILRRGARRRAGLAGAPGGLVPLTMGMADCVDSCTQTDISFQHMLTLGKSSQHPCGAPPPPDPPPSPPLPPLLEPYLLHELFNEPVYYDPTDYFDIAQHEVDRQDELEYEEVELCKFRQQDKLGLTVCYRTDDEEDLGIYVGEVNPNSIAAMDGRIRKGDRILQINGVDIQDREEAVAILTREDSTNVSLLLARPEIENDNQLDPDELDLEPLDNAEHLPSSHRVRSGTCLLGAGAGGVAGGGVLGGHGRSLSRDSPDLLQTVLSNSQELDSGVGRTDESTRYEESSEHDLLGDDHTSAPNTNATNTPGSMRKFLSGRGDTPPLLHSQDLQFSTDSLLGLDCVNGGGLEPVERQERTHVADPVRMMMPGLTEEECERYKELLEIKFYYEKNSDALLEQDGGSVPLDVNRNESLTQHEMALLEEELRHLEFKCRNILRAQKMQQLRERCMKAWPLEDKNGAGAGRLDISGTLVNEESCHHALSDINELPERERSDKDSTSAYNTGGESCRSTPLVNEQYPSPSTQSLDGGESLYSTSTRQRERGTRDGAPTNLNQPYAHIHRRAADTKTSSPGAKVRSLSRDGGTRRGSDGGMRRNPKANGTAERAGGRSAENSPYLSRRQTETKPPHRYLSCMQLRSPSTSEQLSGLRETLREGSLENGGDDSPMSLGSTCKGVAQAPGAVPCPLSPSLMPASPRMEWKVKIRSDGSRYVAKRPVRDRLLKARAMKIREERSGMTTDDDAVSEMKMGRYWSKEERKQQLQKSREQRRRREFMMQSRLDCLREREREPGSGGGQQGATHQQEANSILELCHRRSLKKRSRRIMDNWITIQELLAHGSRSEDGKKVYNPLLSVTTV; via the exons ATGGGGTGCAACATGTGTGTGGTTCAAAAGCCCGAGGAGCAGTACAGGGTGATGTTCCAG TTGAATGGGAAGGAGCTGTCCCGCCTTTCCGGGGACCCCACCCTGGACATGCGGGACCCGGTGCTGTCCAACATACTGCGGCGGGGGGCTCGCAGACGGGCAGGTCTGGCGGGAGCTCCTGGAGGGTTAGTGCCTCTGACCATGGGCATGGCCGACTGTGTGGACAGCTGCACCCAGACAGACATCAGCTTCCAGCATATGTTGACCCTGGGAAAGAGCAGCCAGCATCCCTGTGGCGCACCACCCCCGCCCGACCCTCCGCCATCGCCGCCGCTACCGCCCCTACTGGAGCCATATCTGCTCCATGAACT CTTCAACGAGCCTGTGTACTATGACCCCACGGACTACTTCGATATCGCTCAGCACGAAGTGGACCGGCAGGACGAGCTGGAATATGAG GAGGTGGAGCTGTGCAAGTTCCGTCAGCAGGACAAACTCGGGCTGACGGTGTGTTACAGGACCGATGACGAGGAGGACCTGGGGATATACGTGGGAGAG GTGAACCCGAACAGTATCGCTGCGATGGATGGCCGCATCCGCAAGGGAGACAGAATACTACAG ATAAATGGAGTGGACATCCAGGACCGAGAGGAGGCGGTGGCTATTCTCACCAGAGAGGACAGCACCAACGTCTCCCTGCTCCTCGCCCGACCCGAGATAGAG AACGACAACCAGCTGGACCCAGATGAGCTGGACCTGGAGCCCCTGGACAACGCTGAGCACCTGCCCAGCAGCCACAGAGTGAGGTCCGGCACCTGCCTCCTGGGTGCCGGAGCAGGCGGTGTTGCAGGTGGAGGTGTGCTAGGAGGTCACGGTCGGTCCCTGAGCAGGGATTCACCCGATTTGCTCCAGACGGTGCTGAGCAACAGCCAGGAGCTGGACAGCGGGGTGGGCCGTACAGACGAAAGCACCCGCTATGAGGAGTCGTCAGAACACGACCTCCTGGGTGACGACCACACCAGTGCCCCCAATACAAACGCCACCAATACGCCGGGCAGCATGCGCAAGTTTCTGTCTGGCAGAGGGGATACTCCGCCCTTGCTGCACTCCCAGGACCTCCAGTTCAGCACTGACTCCCTCTTAGGGCTGGACTGTGTGAACGGTGGAGGGCTGGAGCCGGTGGAGCGACAGGAAAGAACCCACGTGGCGGATCCAGTGAGGATGATGATGCCTGGGCTGACGGAGGAGGAGTGTGAGAGGTACAAAGAGCTGCTGGAAATCAAGTTTTACTACGAGAAGAACAGCGATGCTCTGCTGGAACAAGACGGCGGGAGTGTCCCACTAGACGTGAATAGGAACGAGAGCCTGACGCAGCATGAGATGGCTCTTCTGGAAGAGGAATTGCGGCACTTGGAGTTCAAGTGTCGTAACATCCTGAGGGCGCAGAAGATGCAGCAGCTGCGGGAGCGCTGTATGAAGGCTTGGCCTCTGGAGGACAAGAACGGAGCGGGTGCTGGACGCTTGGACATTAGTGGGACGTTGGTCAACGAGGAGTCCTGTCATCATGCTCTCTCAGATATCAACGAGCTTCCGGAGAGGGAGCGCTCCGATAAGGACAGTACGAGTGCCTACAACACTGGAGGGGAAAGTTGCAGGAGCACCCCTCTGGTCAATGAACAGTACCCATCACCCTCCACCCAGAGCCTGGATGGGGGAGAGTCTCTTTATTCGACTTCCactaggcagagagagagggggaccaGGGACGGAGCACCAACAAACTTGAACCAACCCTACGCTCACATTCACAGAAGAGCAGCGGACACTAAGACGTCCAGCCCTGGAGCAAAAGTCAGGTCCCTGTCCCGAGACGGAGGAACCAGGAGGGGctcagatggagggatgagacgTAACCCCAAAGCCAACGGGACAGCAGAGAGGGCTGGTGGACGCAGCGCAGAGAACAGCCCCTACCTGTCCCGTCGGCAAACTGAAACCAAGCCGCCTCACCGCTACCTGAGCTGCATGCAGCTGAggtctccctccacctctgagCAGCTCTCTGGTCTCAGGGAGACTCTCAGAGAAGGAAGCTTGGAGAATGGGGGTGACGACAGCCCCATGAGCTTGGGCAGCACATGTAAAGGTGTGGCCCAGGCCCCAGGTGCTGTCCCTTGTCCCTTGTCCCCCTCTCTGATGCCTGCCTCCCCTCGCATGGAGTGGAAGGTGAAGATCCGCAGCGACGGCTCTCGCTACGTGGCCAAACGGCCGGTGAGGGATCGCCTCCTGAAGGCCCGCGCCATGAAGATCAGGGAGGAGCGCAGCGGCATGACCACGGACGACGACGCCGTGAGCGAGATGAAGATGGGCCGCTACTGGAGCAAAGAGGAGCgcaagcagcagctgcagaagtcCCGCGAGCAGCGGCGGCGCAGAGAGTTCATGATGCAGAGCCGTCTGGACTGTCTGAGGGAGCGCGAGAGGGAGCCGGGCAGCGGCGgcggccagcagggggcgacacaCCAGCAGGAAGCCAACTCTATCCTGGAGCTGTGCCACCGCAGGAGCTTGAAGAAGCGCAGTCGCAGAATCATGGACAACTGGATCACGATACAGGAGCTGCTGGCTCATGGGAGCAGGTCTGAAGACGGGAAGAAGGTCTACAACCCGCTGCTATCTGTCACCACAGTGTGA